A genome region from Arthrobacter sp. SLBN-100 includes the following:
- a CDS encoding amino acid permease, with protein MTSTVLPTVHADDADLTSLGYEPTLHRKLGRYASFAAGFSFVSILTTIFQLFAFGYSFAGPAFFWTWPVVLVGQLLVALNFAELAARYPLSGAVYQWARRVGGEGVGWFAGWFMAIAQVVTAAAAAIALQVVLPQLWDGFQLVGGDPALNTVTGAANAVILGAVLLVATTIINSLGVKLMAHVNSVGVTCEIVGVAAVILALISAAQRGPEVVADTTVLQNSDLGAVGAFLVSGLMAAYVMVGFNSAGELSEETKDPRRTAPRTILSALLISGIGGALMIITALMAAPSLDDGRLATEGLPYVLTAVLGTFWGKVLLVDVAIAIFVCTLAIQTAGSRLVFSMARDGKLPASALLSSVHPTRGTPMWPSIAIGALAVGVLAINVGNAALFTTLCSVCIVMVYIAYLLVTVPQLLNRLRGDWNRVGQTLPAGLFSLGRWGLPVNILAVLYGALMVVNLAWPRPEVYDPSGENPVLLYSAPLMVAVVLLLGLWVRRRNLATKA; from the coding sequence ATGACCTCAACAGTTCTTCCCACCGTCCACGCGGACGATGCAGATTTGACGTCCCTTGGCTACGAGCCCACCCTGCACCGGAAACTCGGCCGCTACGCTTCCTTTGCCGCCGGCTTTTCCTTCGTTTCCATCCTCACCACCATCTTCCAGCTGTTCGCCTTCGGCTACTCGTTCGCGGGACCAGCCTTCTTCTGGACCTGGCCGGTAGTGCTGGTGGGCCAGCTCCTCGTGGCCCTGAACTTCGCCGAACTCGCCGCCCGCTACCCGCTGTCCGGAGCCGTGTACCAGTGGGCCCGGCGCGTTGGCGGCGAGGGCGTGGGCTGGTTTGCCGGGTGGTTTATGGCCATCGCCCAGGTGGTGACCGCCGCGGCCGCCGCCATCGCCCTGCAGGTGGTGCTGCCCCAGCTGTGGGACGGCTTCCAGCTCGTGGGCGGGGACCCTGCGCTTAACACCGTGACCGGAGCTGCCAACGCTGTGATCCTGGGTGCCGTGCTCCTCGTGGCCACCACCATCATCAACTCATTGGGCGTCAAGCTCATGGCCCACGTGAACTCGGTGGGCGTCACCTGCGAGATCGTCGGAGTCGCCGCCGTCATCCTGGCCCTCATCAGCGCCGCCCAGCGCGGGCCCGAGGTTGTTGCGGACACCACCGTGCTCCAGAACTCGGACCTCGGCGCCGTGGGAGCATTCCTGGTCTCCGGCCTGATGGCCGCCTACGTCATGGTGGGCTTCAACTCCGCCGGCGAGCTTTCCGAAGAAACCAAGGACCCGCGCCGGACCGCCCCGCGAACCATCCTCTCCGCCCTGCTCATCTCCGGAATCGGCGGCGCGCTGATGATCATCACCGCCCTGATGGCCGCACCCAGCCTCGACGACGGCCGGCTCGCCACCGAGGGCCTGCCCTACGTCCTCACCGCCGTCCTGGGCACCTTCTGGGGCAAGGTCCTGCTGGTGGACGTCGCCATCGCCATCTTCGTCTGCACCCTGGCCATCCAGACCGCCGGTTCACGGCTCGTGTTCTCCATGGCCCGCGACGGCAAACTCCCCGCCTCGGCGCTGCTGTCCTCGGTCCACCCCACCCGCGGAACGCCCATGTGGCCCTCGATCGCCATCGGTGCCCTCGCCGTCGGCGTCCTCGCCATCAATGTTGGCAACGCTGCCTTGTTCACCACCCTCTGCAGCGTCTGCATCGTCATGGTCTACATCGCCTACCTGCTGGTCACGGTGCCGCAGCTCCTGAACAGGCTCCGCGGCGACTGGAACCGGGTAGGGCAGACACTGCCGGCAGGGCTGTTCTCGCTGGGGCGCTGGGGCCTGCCCGTCAACATCCTGGCTGTCCTCTACGGGGCCCTCATGGTGGTCAACCTCGCATGGCCGCGGCCCGAGGTTTACGACCCGTCCGGGGAGAACCCCGTCCTGCTCTACTCCGCCCCGCTCATGGTGGCGGTGGTCCTGCTCCTCGGACTCTGGGTCCGGCGCCGGAACCTGGCTACCAAGGCCTGA
- a CDS encoding urea amidolyase associated protein UAAP1, translated as MTQVTERPAGTATTAGARAHAREQHGRTADTMRYVPAASAPARLTAGLTDGAAGKLTWAESLAFGRYTTLALARGTRIRLTDTSGDACVHALLYRAGALYERLNVADTVKVPWQAYPTTGHPLLSDAGRLMATIVADTSSRHDALTGATTLDANTAKYGAGSVHSESPAARELLTLGALKNGLGPRDVAPSLSLFKGIGVDPAGSITFTGSAGPGAAVELLLQMDTVLVLANTAHPLDPREDFTGTAVDIVAWHAPQDLAALEAGTLTGPLAPEHQQALHNTEHDLTARNSR; from the coding sequence ATGACACAAGTAACCGAACGTCCAGCAGGTACAGCCACCACCGCAGGCGCCCGTGCCCACGCCAGGGAGCAGCACGGCAGGACGGCCGACACCATGCGGTACGTGCCCGCCGCCTCCGCCCCGGCACGCCTGACCGCCGGCCTCACTGACGGCGCCGCCGGTAAGCTCACCTGGGCCGAATCCCTGGCCTTCGGCCGCTACACCACGCTGGCCCTGGCCCGCGGCACCCGGATCAGGCTCACGGACACCTCCGGCGATGCCTGCGTGCACGCCCTCCTCTACCGGGCCGGAGCCCTGTACGAGCGCCTCAACGTGGCTGACACCGTCAAAGTCCCCTGGCAGGCATACCCGACCACCGGCCACCCGCTGCTGTCCGACGCCGGCCGCCTGATGGCCACGATCGTCGCCGACACGTCCTCGCGCCACGACGCCCTGACCGGCGCCACCACCCTTGACGCAAACACGGCAAAGTACGGCGCCGGAAGCGTGCACAGCGAGTCCCCCGCCGCCCGCGAACTGCTCACCCTCGGAGCGCTCAAGAACGGCCTGGGCCCGCGTGACGTGGCCCCATCCCTGTCCCTCTTCAAAGGCATCGGCGTGGACCCGGCCGGAAGCATCACCTTCACCGGAAGCGCGGGGCCGGGTGCCGCCGTCGAACTCCTCCTCCAGATGGACACCGTGCTGGTCCTTGCCAATACCGCGCACCCCCTGGACCCCCGCGAAGATTTCACCGGCACCGCCGTGGACATTGTTGCCTGGCACGCGCCGCAGGACCTGGCGGCACTGGAAGCGGGCACGCTCACAGGCCCCCTGGCGCCCGAACACCAGCAGGCACTGCACAACACCGAACACGACCTGACCGCGAGGAACTCACGATGA